The following proteins come from a genomic window of Sorghum bicolor cultivar BTx623 chromosome 3, Sorghum_bicolor_NCBIv3, whole genome shotgun sequence:
- the LOC8059368 gene encoding uncharacterized protein At1g28695 isoform X1 — translation MGSQQNVLHQLVSFILGASAAAVLLFFLTTATTGARFTGISTWANGTTGFDDAPFQEEAPATTARVPAAPAHADAKQQGTAAAEQEDELERLLRAVADEDRTVIMTSVNEAWAAQDSLLDLFLESFRSGERIAHFVDHLLVVALDGGALEHCRAVHPHCYLLPAAAARNLSGEKVFMSKDYIDLVWSKVRLQQRILELGYNFLFTDVDILWFRNPFERMSVAAHMVTSSDFYFGDPYSPMNLPNTGFLYAKSSRRTVGAFEAWHGAREAFPGKHEQQVLNEIKVELVATRGLRIQFLDTEHNAGFCNNTRNFNTLYTMHANCCVGLGAKLHDLGNLLQEWRAYRQMDEEERVRGPVRWKVPGICIH, via the exons ATGGGCAGCCAGCAGAACGTGCTTCACCAGCTCGTGTCCTTCATCCTCGGggcgtccgccgccgccgtcctgcTCTTCTTCCTGACGACGGCGACGACCGGAGCGCGGTTCACCGGGATATCGACCTGGGCCAATGGAACCACGGGCTTCGACGATGCCCCCTTCCAGGAGGAGGCTCCTGCTACCACGGCAAGAGTACCTGCTGCTCCTGCCCACGCCGATGCAAAG CAGCagggcacggcggcggcggagcaggaggacgagctggagcggctgctgcgCGCGGTGGCGGACGAGGACCGGACGGTGATCATGACGTCGGTGAACGAGGCGTGGGCGGCGCAGGACTCGCTGCTGGACCTGTTCCTGGAGAGCTTCCGCAGCGGCGAGCGGATCGCGCACTTCGTGGACCACCTCCTGGTGGTGGCCCTCGACGGCGGCGCGCTGGAGCACTGCCGCGCCGTGCACCCGCACTGCTACctcctccccgccgccgccgcgcgcaacCTCTCCGGCGAGAAGGTGTTCATGAGCAAGGACTACATTGACCTGGTCTGGAGCAAGGTCCGGCTTCAGCAGAGGATCCTCGAGCTCGGCTACAACTTCCTCTTCACG GACGTGGACATTCTGTGGTTCAGGAACCCGTTCGAGCGGATGTCGGTGGCGGCGCACATGGTGACCTCGTCGGACTTCTACTTCGGCGACCCGTACAGCCCGATGAACCTGCCCAACACGGGGTTCCTGTACGCCAAGTCGAGCCGGCGCACGGTGGGCGCGTTCGAGGCGTGGCACGGCGCGCGGGAGGCGTTCCCGGGGAAGCACGAGCAGCAGGTGCTGAACGAGATCAAGGTGGAGCTGGTGGCCACGCGCGGCCTGCGCATCCAGTTCCTGGACACGGAGCACAACGCCGGCTTCTGCAACAACACCCGCAACTTCAACACGCTCTACACCATGCACGCCAACTGCTGCGTCGGCCTGGGCGCCAAGCTGCACGACCTCGGCAACCTGCTGCAGGAGTGGCGGGCGTACCGGCAGATGGACGAGGAGGAACGCGTGCGGGGGCCCGTGCGCTGGAAGGTGCCCGGCATATGCATCCACTGA
- the LOC8059368 gene encoding uncharacterized protein At1g28695 isoform X2, producing the protein MGSQQNVLHQLVSFILGASAAAVLLFFLTTATTGARFTGISTWANGTTGFDDAPFQEEAPATTARVPAAPAHADAKQGTAAAEQEDELERLLRAVADEDRTVIMTSVNEAWAAQDSLLDLFLESFRSGERIAHFVDHLLVVALDGGALEHCRAVHPHCYLLPAAAARNLSGEKVFMSKDYIDLVWSKVRLQQRILELGYNFLFTDVDILWFRNPFERMSVAAHMVTSSDFYFGDPYSPMNLPNTGFLYAKSSRRTVGAFEAWHGAREAFPGKHEQQVLNEIKVELVATRGLRIQFLDTEHNAGFCNNTRNFNTLYTMHANCCVGLGAKLHDLGNLLQEWRAYRQMDEEERVRGPVRWKVPGICIH; encoded by the exons ATGGGCAGCCAGCAGAACGTGCTTCACCAGCTCGTGTCCTTCATCCTCGGggcgtccgccgccgccgtcctgcTCTTCTTCCTGACGACGGCGACGACCGGAGCGCGGTTCACCGGGATATCGACCTGGGCCAATGGAACCACGGGCTTCGACGATGCCCCCTTCCAGGAGGAGGCTCCTGCTACCACGGCAAGAGTACCTGCTGCTCCTGCCCACGCCGATGCAAAG CagggcacggcggcggcggagcaggaggacgagctggagcggctgctgcgCGCGGTGGCGGACGAGGACCGGACGGTGATCATGACGTCGGTGAACGAGGCGTGGGCGGCGCAGGACTCGCTGCTGGACCTGTTCCTGGAGAGCTTCCGCAGCGGCGAGCGGATCGCGCACTTCGTGGACCACCTCCTGGTGGTGGCCCTCGACGGCGGCGCGCTGGAGCACTGCCGCGCCGTGCACCCGCACTGCTACctcctccccgccgccgccgcgcgcaacCTCTCCGGCGAGAAGGTGTTCATGAGCAAGGACTACATTGACCTGGTCTGGAGCAAGGTCCGGCTTCAGCAGAGGATCCTCGAGCTCGGCTACAACTTCCTCTTCACG GACGTGGACATTCTGTGGTTCAGGAACCCGTTCGAGCGGATGTCGGTGGCGGCGCACATGGTGACCTCGTCGGACTTCTACTTCGGCGACCCGTACAGCCCGATGAACCTGCCCAACACGGGGTTCCTGTACGCCAAGTCGAGCCGGCGCACGGTGGGCGCGTTCGAGGCGTGGCACGGCGCGCGGGAGGCGTTCCCGGGGAAGCACGAGCAGCAGGTGCTGAACGAGATCAAGGTGGAGCTGGTGGCCACGCGCGGCCTGCGCATCCAGTTCCTGGACACGGAGCACAACGCCGGCTTCTGCAACAACACCCGCAACTTCAACACGCTCTACACCATGCACGCCAACTGCTGCGTCGGCCTGGGCGCCAAGCTGCACGACCTCGGCAACCTGCTGCAGGAGTGGCGGGCGTACCGGCAGATGGACGAGGAGGAACGCGTGCGGGGGCCCGTGCGCTGGAAGGTGCCCGGCATATGCATCCACTGA